The Methanobacterium sp. region TAGCTGAATTCCGGGAAGTCAGTTCCAAATATTAATCTCTCTACCCCGAACTTTCTTAATATATTATTTGTAATTTTTATTCCATAAAGTTCTACTAACTCAACTATTGTAACAGAAATGTCTACCATATCAACTGCTCTAATGGCATCCATGTACCTCATACCACCAAGGTGTGCTGTTATGAATTTTATGTCTGGAAAGATTTTTATCATTCTATTTATTTTATCAGGTGAACTCATATCGTAGAAACCTGGTCCCCATGGGTAAGAGTGATACATAACTGGTACATTTAATTCAGCTGCTTTTCTTAAGACTGGAATAAGCCTTAAATCGTCAGCTGGTATATTTAAATTACTTGGATGTATTTTTAAACCTCTTAATCCTAAATCTTTTATCGCATGTTCTAACTCTTCAGCCCCCTCATACATCCCATAGGCATCTTTTATTATTAAATCTGCAAAGCCAAATAGTCTATCTGGAGCTTTACTTACAATGCTTGCTATAAATTCATTAGTTTTGTTCATGTCGTAAAATGTCTTTGAATCGTTTATAGGTAATAACAGCGCTTTCTCTATATTAAATTGATCCATATTTCCTAATAAGATATTAACATTTGCTTTTGACCATGAAGCGGTTTCTCCATAGTTTTTTATCAATTCCTGTCTTTTTTCTTCAGGTATAACATGAACATGAGCATCAAATTTTCTAACTATATTCCAATATCCCATAATTACATTCCTCTCACTTTTCATATTTTTTTCTTTATTAAGTTATACAAATTATAATTTTCAACATAATGTGTTTACAGATACTATTCCAAGTTAAATTCTGCAGCAAGCATAAAAAACGTGCTATATCCTGTTTTGCTGTTATATTCAGAGAATTCCTTTATAATTCGATATCGGCCTTTAGATAAAGTGCCGTATCTATCCGTCCAATTTAAATCATTTATTACCGGTACATCCAGTGTATAGAAATAAATCTCGGCGGTGATAGAATACGATCCATCCTCTTTT contains the following coding sequences:
- a CDS encoding amidohydrolase family protein, with translation MKSERNVIMGYWNIVRKFDAHVHVIPEEKRQELIKNYGETASWSKANVNILLGNMDQFNIEKALLLPINDSKTFYDMNKTNEFIASIVSKAPDRLFGFADLIIKDAYGMYEGAEELEHAIKDLGLRGLKIHPSNLNIPADDLRLIPVLRKAAELNVPVMYHSYPWGPGFYDMSSPDKINRMIKIFPDIKFITAHLGGMRYMDAIRAVDMVDISVTIVELVELYGIKITNNILRKFGVERLIFGTDFPEFSYQKYFDILDQMDFTQDEINQIAYKNISNILNL
- a CDS encoding immunoglobulin-like domain-containing protein gives rise to the protein MNVVEGTSYPGSISIEVINTTDKEIGSGNVADYKLQVERDSKWYWLKEDGSYSITAEIYFYTLDVPVINDLNWTDRYGTLSKGRYRIIKEFSEYNSKTGYSTFFMLAAEFNLE